From Sporolactobacillus pectinivorans:
TTTTACGGAATCAAGATCAGAATAAGCCTTATAAACCGGATCACCCGCTTTATCAGCCAATATTAAAGGCCGCCCCAATCCGATCAGGGCAGCCGGTTTAACAAGATTGATGTTGACTGTAACATCTTGAAGTGGCATATTAATGCCTCCTTATTAATTTGTATTTGTAGGATTCGATACCGTATCAATTGTCTCAACATCTACGTCTTCATAGACATTAACAACTCTGATACGTAGATCAAAGCCGGCATTCCGCTCAGTATCGACCGTGAGAAATGTATCTCTCGCACTGGCATTCGTTACGCTAACAATGACGATGCCCTGATCTCCTAGGATCTGACGCACAGATGCTGATTTCAACATGACTGCTGTCTGCACAGCGAGATTCAGGGCATCTGCATGCTTTTGAGCATGCCAAGTAAATGAGATCACTGCCTCAACTGTCTCAGTCAATGATTCCGGCTGATTATTACCGGTGCCAATGGGAATATAAGGTGTAATCACGTTGAATGTGCAGAATGGATAGTCCGGCTGGGGGCCGGTACCGTTACTGACGATAACCGGATGACCGAACTTATTCTGGATCACATTGATTAGTGCTGTGTTGATTGCTTTGTAATCAATCATGAGGAACCACCGCCCGCTTGCACCTGCGTGTCATCCGACTTGAGAACATATTGATCAAAATCCGCATAATCACTGTATGGCGTTTTCGAGACAACCGTATAATGTGCTTCCCCATAGTTAACCTTGCTTCGGAGCGGAATCATCATGTCCGTGTAAAGCGTCCGGTCAAATTGAGTTAGCGTTCCTCCACTCTGATAAATCAGCGACTGAGGAAGGGGAACAATTGCACCGTGTCCATCAATTTCAGCAGGATCATCCGGAACCCATTCGCCGCCGTCATAGTGACCGGCGTTCGGGTCATCAATCATTAATTTAAAACCCACATTATATTTATCAATGAGTCTCTTGAACTTGTATAAGGCCATCTCAATCCACCTCGTAGTCCATAGCGCCGATCATCTCACCTGTATCAACCAACGGATTTGAGGATCCCTTTTGTGCGACAGTGAACGGATGGTTCGGTGGACTGTTCAGATCACGGGCATATTGCTGCAGCTTACCTTTAGATTCTAGACCGATTACATCAAGTAGCTTATCAATTGGGAAACTAGCCTGAATCACCTCATTCAACAGACTATCCAGCTTATCCAGGACATCGTTCTCAGCATTATCCCATCCCGATCGGATGAATGATCGTTCAGGAATGTTGATAAACTTTGTGTCCTTCTTGAGAAACAGGCCTTGTGATGCCAAATAGGCCCGCATCTTATCCGTAACGGGTATCTTGCAACCAAACTCTTGAATAGCTGCTAGATTCCCAAGTGTGATATCTGAATCCCCGCTCTTCTTGTCTGCATTGGAACCAAAGTAACCGATCTTGATTTTATGGTCTTGATTGAACGCTTTGAGTAGATCCCCTATCTTGCTCTGATCCTTGATCTTTACTCCCATTTGCTTCACCACCTTAAACAAAATGCACTTTTCGATAGGGACGCCATAGGGTATAAACACGTCCATATCGTAATGTCGGATCTGAAGAAAAGGTCTGGCTCATACCGCCGATCGTTTCGGAGATAACTGAAGCATCGGCTGGATCACTATTCATATCCATCTTAATCATCAGAGCAATACCTTTTTTGATCGAAGCCGGCATACTTGGATTACCATTTGTATCGTAAAAATCCCGATGACACCAGTCACAGGCTTCGACCACCGCATCATCTAGGTCACTCTGAAGTTTGGCATTTTGTGAGGTATCATCTAAAGCAATACCAAGCCGCGTTTTCAGTTCGTCCAGCGTCATTAATTCATTTGGATCAGTCAACGGAGAACATCCCTTTCTTGAGCTTGTTCAGCGAAGGATCTATACCGACAATTTTATATAGCGCTATACAGCGGCACCTAATGTCATTGGCCGGATCACCACTTTGGGAAGGCACTTGGGCTTGTATTCCCCATCCGAGATCAAATGATTGATCAACTTCCCTAGTCTGACCTTCCATGACCACGTGATTTGCCCCAGGGCGATGCCGAACTCGGCTATCACCCATATTCATCCATGATTTCTGCATCTTAATGCCTTGAGCGTTCGCGTTCATGGCACTGTCATATGAAGCTGTCTCTCTGACCCGGTGCCCTTCGGTCTGAGCAATTGTTGTCGCGCGGTTGAAACTCATATCAAAAGCATTCTGAATATCCTTCGCCATGGCAGTATAGCCTTTTTTCTCGATGAATCCTCGCTCCAAGGCCTGTTTAATGTCCTGGATAATCATATTCCGATTTCGTTCCAGAGCCGGATCCAGCTTCAACCCTCGAATATCATCTTTTTCAAGCGCATCCAGAAGCTTGCTGACCTGACTGCTCGGCCTGCTCTGCATAAGCCGGATGACCTTAGCATCAGGCGTATCTGATAGTGGGAATGGTCGACCAATGGCTTTTTTTACACCTGTTTCAATACTGCCCTTTTGAGCATCAAAGGCATAAATATAAACGGCAATCAACAGGCCCAGAACAGAGCTCCGATTCTGCTGGTGCAGTTTATCAGCCTGTTGTATGACCAGGTTTTCAAGCCGGGCCAGATCGTTAAATCGATTCACGTCGGCAAAGCTCAGTTCGTCACTGCCGCTTTTCATGTAGACTCGTGAGAGTTCGGCAATCATCTTGTCCAATGATGTTTTATACTGCCGGCCGATGTCCCGAATGATTCGGTCTTCGTACTTGGTGAGGTAATCGACAAGCTGTTTTGCTTCATCCTTTGTCATCGATTACCCCTCCGCTCATTTTGCAGGACTCGCAGCAGGCTGCTGATCAACCGAATCCTGGCTGTTTGCTTCAGTTACAGCTTGCTCGTCAGTCTGGTCACCGTTCAGTGCTTTGATCAGTGCATCCTTATTCAAGGACTGATAACCCGGAACGGCCTTATCGGCTGCCCGCTTTCTCAGTGCTTCGACAGTCAGTTCTGCTAGGTTCACAGCCGAATCTGCTGATGGTTCAGCAGATTCATAATCTTTATCTTTCAGCAACCGTTTTCCCTGTTCATCAGGAACAAACCATTTTTTGTTGGTACGAGTATTTTTAACCCACATCAGCTTTCACTCCCATCAGATAATTTCATCAAGCCGGGCGAGCCGCACTCAGCACAGCAAGTGCTTCAGGATGTACCGTCTTGCAGCCGTACATGTGAAGGCCTTTTACTGCATCAGCAAAGCGCTTTTCTGGGCGGTACGCTTCAACACTGTTGATCTGTTCCGCAAAAGAAAGAGCCATAGCGTGGCCGGCAATGATCTTATAATTATCCAACACACCGGAACCGGCTGGGATGTGTGGCGCATTGTTCGATTTCAGGATGCTGAATCCTGCCGCTTGGCCAACCTGACCATTGAGTAGACGAATCGCTGAATTCATGTCGCCCGACTTCACAAAGCGGTCATCTTTCAGCAGTAGCCCTTCATACCATGGTGGAATAACTACATAGCGTCCCTGCTCTGGCACATCAGCTTCATCCAGTTTAGTAGATAGATCGACAAGTGCTTCATAAGCGGTCGTTTTATCAACAGATGACGGAGCAGCGTCTGTACCAATTGTGTTGCTGGCATCAGTATAATGACTTGCAATGAACTTGTCGGCTACATTTCTAAGCCCATATCCTGCTTTCTGCATCGCCGCATCCATGACTTTAGGATTCTGCTGAGCCTTGTCGACATCATCAACCTGAAAGTTAAAGAACTTTGACTGAGTGATGACCAGCTGGCGAGTGTCCCCGTCCAGCGTTTCGGGATCAGACATGTTCGTGTTTTTGGTATAATCGCCAATCGTGACATCACCGATTTCCTGGATATTGACCGTGTCACCCTGTGCAGAAATTTCGCCTTCATAATCTCGATTGACCACATTCAGCTGACCAAAAACAAGCGTATTCTGCAGTGCAAGCAACAGCCGTGCACTCCAGATTTTTGGAATAAATGCGTCTAGTGCCATGTTTGTTCACTCTCCTGTTATGATTTTAATAGTTTCTGAACTTCGTCCCACCGCTTGTTGATTTCCTCGGCAGTCATTTTATTCACATCTTCAAGTGTCAGCGTTGTTCCTTGGCTACCACTTGCCGGCGGTGTCCCGCCATTCTGTTTGAACTTATCGTTCACAATCTTTTGTTCAAAGGCCTTGAAAGCCTCTTCTAGCTTTCCGATGTTAGCCGTTGTTGACTCTTCATCCTTGCCCAAAAAGAAGTCGACAAGATCGGCTGGCAATCCTTTAGCTGTCGCTGCAGTCAGAGCCTTGCTTTTGAGCGCTTCTCTGGACCGCTCTTTCTCCGATTCCTCGAACTTTTGTTTCAGTTCGCGAAGTGCTTTTTGCTCTGGCGTTTCTGCTGGGTACCGCTTGGAAATTTCGTTCTCAAGAATC
This genomic window contains:
- a CDS encoding LIC_12616 family protein: MIDYKAINTALINVIQNKFGHPVIVSNGTGPQPDYPFCTFNVITPYIPIGTGNNQPESLTETVEAVISFTWHAQKHADALNLAVQTAVMLKSASVRQILGDQGIVIVSVTNASARDTFLTVDTERNAGFDLRIRVVNVYEDVDVETIDTVSNPTNTN
- a CDS encoding phage head-tail connector protein, which translates into the protein MTDPNELMTLDELKTRLGIALDDTSQNAKLQSDLDDAVVEACDWCHRDFYDTNGNPSMPASIKKGIALMIKMDMNSDPADASVISETIGGMSQTFSSDPTLRYGRVYTLWRPYRKVHFV
- a CDS encoding phage minor head protein, which produces MTKDEAKQLVDYLTKYEDRIIRDIGRQYKTSLDKMIAELSRVYMKSGSDELSFADVNRFNDLARLENLVIQQADKLHQQNRSSVLGLLIAVYIYAFDAQKGSIETGVKKAIGRPFPLSDTPDAKVIRLMQSRPSSQVSKLLDALEKDDIRGLKLDPALERNRNMIIQDIKQALERGFIEKKGYTAMAKDIQNAFDMSFNRATTIAQTEGHRVRETASYDSAMNANAQGIKMQKSWMNMGDSRVRHRPGANHVVMEGQTREVDQSFDLGWGIQAQVPSQSGDPANDIRCRCIALYKIVGIDPSLNKLKKGMFSVD
- a CDS encoding phage capsid protein — encoded protein: MALDAFIPKIWSARLLLALQNTLVFGQLNVVNRDYEGEISAQGDTVNIQEIGDVTIGDYTKNTNMSDPETLDGDTRQLVITQSKFFNFQVDDVDKAQQNPKVMDAAMQKAGYGLRNVADKFIASHYTDASNTIGTDAAPSSVDKTTAYEALVDLSTKLDEADVPEQGRYVVIPPWYEGLLLKDDRFVKSGDMNSAIRLLNGQVGQAAGFSILKSNNAPHIPAGSGVLDNYKIIAGHAMALSFAEQINSVEAYRPEKRFADAVKGLHMYGCKTVHPEALAVLSAARPA
- a CDS encoding DUF4355 domain-containing protein — protein: MKTSLLRYPLRLQYFAEPQGGNPTPPGSTPPAPAGDPPADPPTPPAGASNGQGSQLTLESVQKFLNEDEGGKKWLNSFADSRVTQGINTFKEKSLPEILENEISKRYPAETPEQKALRELKQKFEESEKERSREALKSKALTAATAKGLPADLVDFFLGKDEESTTANIGKLEEAFKAFEQKIVNDKFKQNGGTPPASGSQGTTLTLEDVNKMTAEEINKRWDEVQKLLKS